One window of the Frigoribacterium sp. Leaf415 genome contains the following:
- a CDS encoding acyltransferase family protein, whose amino-acid sequence MQTPTPSPEASFRDRERFSGIQGLRFVAALLVVVTHTVFYAHERLDPSFRPWSYGSVGVDVFFAISGFVMMHTVRRLEGTPRAWAIFARRRLDRIVPLYWLATTLKVLTLVLVPSAVLHATLEPANTLGSYFFIPTRNAEGNIEPVLGVGWTLVFECAFYALVALCLALRLRVLPTVGAVLVTCSALWWAFDAARPAWAVYFDPIVLFFLIGMVIAELTRPARRGWLWAVLAVSLVALAVVLATSVGDGGFGRNAPARFAGVTAVVAATVLAEGPLRRVTPTWVLTGGAASYALYLFHPLVAPAVPELFARLGWIDGWLSVAVSVPLLVALSFVIHRRVERPIARVLARRGRGPRRPLGSESEEPQPA is encoded by the coding sequence ATGCAGACCCCGACCCCGTCCCCTGAGGCGTCCTTCCGTGATCGCGAACGCTTCTCGGGCATCCAGGGCCTCCGGTTCGTGGCAGCCCTCCTGGTGGTCGTCACCCACACCGTGTTCTACGCCCACGAACGACTCGACCCCTCGTTCCGCCCGTGGAGCTACGGATCGGTCGGGGTGGACGTCTTCTTCGCGATCAGTGGGTTCGTCATGATGCACACCGTCCGTCGCCTCGAGGGCACGCCGCGGGCCTGGGCCATCTTCGCGCGTCGCCGACTCGATCGCATCGTCCCGCTCTACTGGCTCGCGACGACCCTCAAGGTGCTGACGTTGGTACTCGTCCCTTCGGCCGTGCTGCACGCCACCCTCGAGCCGGCCAACACGCTCGGGTCGTACTTCTTCATCCCGACCCGCAACGCCGAAGGCAACATCGAACCCGTCCTCGGCGTCGGCTGGACCCTCGTCTTCGAGTGTGCGTTCTACGCCCTCGTGGCCCTGTGCCTGGCCCTCAGACTCAGAGTCCTGCCCACCGTCGGAGCGGTGCTCGTCACCTGCTCGGCGCTGTGGTGGGCCTTCGACGCCGCACGCCCGGCATGGGCGGTCTATTTCGACCCCATCGTCCTGTTCTTCCTCATCGGCATGGTGATCGCCGAGCTGACGCGTCCCGCCCGCCGTGGCTGGTTGTGGGCCGTGCTCGCGGTCTCCCTGGTGGCCCTGGCGGTCGTGCTCGCCACGTCCGTCGGAGACGGGGGCTTCGGGCGCAACGCACCAGCCCGATTCGCGGGCGTCACGGCTGTCGTGGCGGCGACGGTGCTGGCCGAAGGTCCCCTTCGCCGCGTGACGCCGACCTGGGTGCTCACCGGCGGTGCCGCGTCGTACGCGCTCTACCTGTTCCACCCCTTGGTGGCCCCGGCCGTGCCCGAGCTCTTCGCGCGCCTGGGTTGGATCGACGGCTGGCTGTCGGTCGCCGTGTCGGTTCCACTCCTGGTGGCCTTGTCGTTCGTCATCCACCGTCGCGTCGAGCGCCCCATCGCCAGGGTTCTCGCCCGACGAGGACGCGGCCCACGGCGCCCACTCGGCTCCGAGTCAGAAGAGCCCCAACCGGCCTAG
- a CDS encoding NAD(P)/FAD-dependent oxidoreductase — MTERYDVAVIGGGPAGLSAALNLVRARRRVVLIDSNRPRNSATLLSHGYLTRDGISPLELRKLGRDEFLGYEGAEHRQTLATNVVPVDGGFEISCAFRGQESSALAGTVLVTTGLSETLPEIAQLRAFYGTYVHSCIECDGYDKRDQPLALIGEHPDLVDRALLLSQWTDDLIVFTHGSDVVTSADEAALAARGITVDRRRVMSIDGDRDGMRGVVLEDGTVVPRAGGFVRPEWSAALDYVSATGADLDGDGLLVVDDHGRTSVPGLYAAGESTAPGPQQLIVAAGDGARVAAVINRDLIGGLEHLADAVQ, encoded by the coding sequence ATGACCGAGCGCTACGACGTCGCTGTCATCGGGGGCGGCCCCGCAGGGTTGAGCGCCGCGCTCAACCTCGTCCGCGCCCGCCGACGCGTCGTGCTGATCGACAGCAACCGGCCGCGGAACTCCGCCACGCTGCTCTCGCACGGGTACCTCACCCGCGACGGCATCTCGCCGCTCGAGCTCCGCAAGCTCGGACGCGACGAGTTCCTGGGGTACGAGGGGGCCGAACACCGGCAGACCCTGGCGACGAACGTCGTCCCGGTCGACGGCGGGTTCGAGATTTCGTGCGCGTTCCGTGGGCAGGAGTCGTCCGCGCTGGCAGGGACCGTGCTGGTGACGACGGGGCTGAGCGAGACCCTGCCTGAGATCGCCCAACTCCGAGCGTTCTACGGCACGTACGTCCACAGCTGCATCGAGTGCGACGGGTACGACAAGCGTGACCAGCCGCTCGCCCTGATCGGTGAGCACCCCGACCTCGTCGACCGCGCCCTGTTGCTCTCGCAGTGGACCGACGACCTCATCGTCTTCACGCACGGTTCGGACGTGGTGACCTCGGCGGACGAGGCTGCGTTGGCCGCCCGGGGGATCACCGTGGATCGTCGTCGCGTCATGAGCATCGACGGCGATCGTGACGGCATGCGTGGCGTCGTGCTCGAGGACGGCACGGTCGTGCCTCGGGCCGGTGGCTTCGTCCGCCCGGAGTGGTCGGCTGCGCTGGACTACGTCTCGGCGACGGGGGCCGACCTGGACGGCGACGGACTGCTCGTCGTGGACGACCATGGTCGCACGTCGGTTCCCGGGCTGTACGCCGCCGGCGAGAGCACCGCGCCCGGCCCCCAGCAACTCATCGTTGCCGCCGGCGACGGCGCCCGTGTCGCTGCCGTGATCAACCGGGACCTCATCGGTGGCCTCGAACACCTGGCAGATGCTGTACAGTAG